The Fusobacterium sp. SYSU M8D902 genome includes a region encoding these proteins:
- a CDS encoding L-aspartate oxidase, translating into MKREYDVIVVGTGVSGCFTALHLSSNLRILLITKEKLEESDSFLAQGGICVLKEKDDFSSFFEDTLKAGHYENNKKSVEVMINSSQDIIRELIDYGVDFNSKDGKLLFTREGAHSKERILYHEDITGEEITSKLLAQVKRRENIEIVEKTSMLDIINNNNNCEGIVVKDSNEKIFNIYSKMVVLATGGIGGIFENSTNFPHLTGDSLGIALKHDIKIKDISYIQIHPTTLYSEKKGRRFLISESVRGEGALLYNQKYERFTDELQPRDVVTKAILEQMKKDGGKSVWLDMRPIMKKGIDIKERFPNIVKRCLEEGYDPEKECIPVVPAQHYFMGGIEVDLKSSTSMKNLYAVGETSCNGVHGANRLASNSLLESLVFSERAALDINERLLKEEFYQHSIDEKVESRELSFEELKEELFIAIEKDKRMKESRNGFSN; encoded by the coding sequence ATGAAGAGAGAATATGATGTTATTGTTGTGGGGACAGGTGTTTCAGGTTGTTTTACAGCTTTGCACCTCTCATCAAACTTAAGGATACTGCTAATTACTAAAGAGAAATTAGAGGAGAGTGACTCTTTTTTAGCTCAAGGTGGAATATGTGTATTGAAAGAAAAAGATGATTTTTCAAGCTTTTTTGAAGATACTTTAAAAGCGGGGCACTATGAAAATAATAAAAAATCTGTTGAGGTGATGATAAATTCATCTCAAGATATTATAAGGGAATTGATTGATTATGGTGTAGATTTTAATTCAAAAGATGGAAAGCTTCTATTTACTAGAGAAGGAGCACATTCTAAGGAGAGAATACTCTATCATGAGGATATAACAGGTGAGGAGATTACAAGCAAACTATTAGCTCAGGTAAAGAGAAGAGAGAATATTGAAATAGTAGAAAAAACAAGTATGTTGGATATTATCAATAATAATAATAATTGTGAAGGAATAGTAGTAAAAGATTCAAATGAAAAGATATTCAATATCTATTCTAAAATGGTTGTTTTGGCAACTGGAGGAATAGGAGGAATATTTGAGAATTCAACTAACTTTCCACATCTAACTGGAGATTCTTTAGGAATTGCTTTAAAACATGATATAAAAATAAAGGATATTAGCTATATACAGATACACCCAACTACACTTTATTCTGAGAAGAAGGGGAGAAGATTTCTTATTTCTGAATCTGTAAGAGGTGAAGGTGCCCTCTTATACAATCAAAAATATGAAAGATTTACAGATGAATTACAACCTAGAGATGTTGTAACAAAAGCTATATTGGAACAGATGAAAAAAGATGGTGGAAAGTCTGTATGGCTTGATATGAGACCGATTATGAAAAAGGGTATAGATATCAAGGAACGTTTTCCTAACATTGTTAAAAGGTGTTTAGAAGAAGGATATGACCCAGAGAAAGAGTGTATACCAGTAGTTCCAGCTCAACACTATTTTATGGGGGGAATAGAGGTGGATTTAAAAAGTTCTACATCTATGAAAAATCTCTATGCAGTGGGAGAGACTAGTTGTAATGGTGTACATGGAGCTAATAGATTAGCAAGTAACTCTTTATTGGAGAGTCTAGTTTTTAGTGAGAGAGCAGCTTTGGATATAAATGAGAGATTGCTAAAAGAGGAGTTTTATCAACACAGTATTGATGAAAAAGTGGAGAGTAGAGAGCTATCTTTTGAAGAGTTAAAAGAGGAGCTATTTATAGCAATAGAAAAGGATAAGAGAATGAAGGAGAGTAGGAATGGATTTAGTAACTAA
- the nadA gene encoding quinolinate synthase NadA, whose translation MKDEINKLKKEKNAVILAHYYTRNEVQEVADYIGDSYYLSEKAQELKEDIIIMCGVYFMGESVKLLNPNKKILIPDMNSDCPMAHMVTLKQIDEMRKKYDDLAVVCYVNSTAEIKSKSDICVTSANAVKIVEKLENRNVFFIPDKHLGSYVATKVKDKNIILNDGYCPIHHTLLKEDVELLKERYPQAKVLIHPECRDEVVQLGDFVGSTSGIINYVNKSENSEFIICTELGILYELESGNPDKKFYYPEPKMECLDMKKITLDNIYKTLSEEDNEIIIESNIQVEAIKPLKKMLQLGR comes from the coding sequence ATAAAAGATGAGATAAATAAGTTGAAGAAAGAGAAAAATGCAGTAATACTAGCACATTACTACACTAGAAATGAAGTTCAAGAGGTGGCTGATTACATTGGTGATTCATACTATTTAAGTGAAAAAGCACAAGAACTAAAAGAGGATATTATAATAATGTGTGGAGTATATTTTATGGGAGAGAGTGTTAAATTATTAAATCCCAATAAAAAGATTTTAATTCCAGATATGAATTCTGATTGTCCTATGGCTCATATGGTCACTTTAAAGCAGATTGATGAGATGAGAAAGAAATATGATGACTTGGCTGTAGTATGTTATGTAAATTCAACAGCTGAGATAAAAAGTAAGAGTGATATATGTGTAACATCAGCTAATGCAGTTAAAATTGTTGAAAAGTTAGAGAATAGGAATGTGTTTTTTATTCCTGATAAGCATCTAGGAAGTTATGTAGCCACTAAGGTTAAAGATAAAAATATTATTTTAAATGACGGATATTGTCCAATACACCATACTCTGTTAAAAGAGGATGTAGAACTATTGAAAGAGAGATATCCTCAGGCTAAGGTATTAATTCATCCAGAGTGTAGAGATGAGGTAGTACAGCTAGGTGACTTTGTAGGGAGTACATCTGGAATTATCAACTATGTAAATAAAAGTGAGAATAGTGAGTTTATAATCTGCACTGAATTAGGTATTTTATATGAATTGGAGAGTGGAAATCCAGATAAAAAATTCTATTATCCAGAACCTAAGATGGAGTGTTTAGATATGAAAAAAATTACTTTAGATAATATATACAAAACATTGAGTGAAGAGGACAATGAGATTATTATAGAGAGTAATATACAGGTAGAGGCAATAAAACCTTTGAAAAAAATGTTACAATTAGGGAGATAA